The segment acctatagaaaacaattgAGCTACAACGCACTACGTTGACGCAAGAGTGACCAGTGAACAATAATAGGGCATGGCTCTTATACGTAGTAGAAGGCTGTTGATAAACATGGTGAAGACTTTGAAAGAATATCTgaatcattatcattatccAGTCAAGtatcacaataataaatcCGCCAAATAAACCTTGCTTAGAAAACACAGCTTAACTTGCCAGGTACGTATCAGCCAAGGCCATTCCATTCGGGATCGTGGTGAATCGAAGTACATAACATAGTTTTAATGTGAGCCTTATATCAATGAAAAGTAAAACTAGCAATGTACTACAATTCACCACGATAATCGCCGATAGCGTATAGTTTGAATGAGATGTACTCGGACCCAGCATCGGCGGCCAGTACCTCTCACCCGATACACTTTGTTACGCAACGCTGCATTACTCCGAATTATCGCTCACAATTTCGATTTAACTTCTAGTTAATCACACCGGTCGAGAAAGGAGTCTCAACCGATTGCTACCGATGCCCTCAGTCACGGCAGGGCAACCTTTCACGACTACTTTCGGAAATGACGTAATCGACGACCACCCATTCCCATTAGGATCAAACAACATATTAAGCGtcacactttttattttattataaaagtaaaaaaaaaagctataatacataacataacaGTCGCTGTAAATTACCTCCTTTAGTATTAACTTAACACTGTGCACTAATAACAAGTAGATAGATGAAGTTCGATAATGAGAATGATTATTCGTGTCGCAGAGCGTCGAACGCTGCAGATGACTATGTACAAGGCGTCCGGCGCGGATTCAGGTGTAATGCCGGGAGATTTAAACCTTTTCAGCACATTCTAGTCACGAACGGTGCTGAACACTTAAATTGATTTCATCACAGTATAGCGTTTTAGATAGAAAAATCGCACTACAACACTGATCACATGAGATACTAAATGAGACTTTTTTAATGAAGCGGTCCCGCAACATGTCCGGGGGGGCCGTATTGAGTGTTTGTGGCACCACCGTGACCGCCATCGGAGCCAGCGTCCGCGCCGCTAGCTCCAAAATCAGCACCGATGTCGTCTCCGCCATGAccgcccgcgccgccgccgacacccgcgcccgcgccgagTGCGATACCACCCAAATCACCACCGCCGATAGCACCACCACCAATAACACCACCGCCAATAGCGCCACCGGATTCCTTTTGGGTCTGGTATTTGATGAAATAGACTTCGGGTTTGGAAGGCTGAGTGGGTGCTGGGGTAGGGATAATGATGTCGGGTTGCTCTTCTGGCTTCTTGACCAAGACGTACACGAGGGTTTTCTCTTCGTTCTGGGGCTGGACGGGGATAATGGGAGCTTGAGGAGCAGGGGGAGCCGGAGCCTTAATGAAGATGATCTTGTAATGTTTCTGAGGAGGAGCGACGGCTGGAATACGTGGGGCTCTCTGTTCGACTGGTTCTGGAGGAGGCACGTGGACGTAGATGTGTTTCTGGACTAGTGGAGCGCCCGAATAGCCACCGGCATAACCACTGCTGAATCCTGAGTCCCCGCCGCTGAAACTCAATCCACCGCCTAGCCCTCCTCCGATGCTGCCGGCTCCGAAAGAGTGGCCGCCAGAGGAGTGCCCGCCGCTGATAAGGCCACTCGAGTGTCCGCCGCCGAGAGATATTCCTCCAGAATGTCCTCCGACAACGATTCTATGACCACCAGCGGATGGAGCTCCATAGCTACTAGAAGGAGCGGAGTATCTGGTGCTAGGAGCGGAATAGCTGTATCCAACTGGAGGCTCAGGGCGGCCATAGGCCAACGCCACACAGGCGAGAACCTGCAGACAAACAAACCTCATgataatttgtaatgaatatattaatagCGCCGTGCTGCGTTTAGGGAAATAAAACCGGTCtcattttatgtttcataTAGTTTTAGgttattagaaattaatatttaaatccgTAAAACGGTCGttttatagtttgaaatacCTCGAGATTTCAAGCCGCTCGCTGATTCAGCCATGATACGCCGCGAGCGccacattattaatattattgctaCGATACACCGAACACACAGCCCATTTAATTTCCCCGATATGGGACCTACCAATGGACGGAAATTACGAATGTTTCGAGAAatggataaaattttatttgtttcgtccaatatatttcatatcgATGACAGATATTATCAAACGTTTATACTGATGGTATCTTTTTACTGCCTATTCTAAAGttgaatttcattttaatttgaaattgtttaatgattgttttaataactatGTTACACAAGACTAAGTAAAAGACGATGGAGGACACGGCGTGCGAATTACAAGCACAGGCAAAGTTTGTAAGTAATAAACCGCACAGCAGGATCATTCGCTTagcatataataattatggtaCATATACCTAAACATGTGTGTGCAAATATAATGAAGTTGAAAGTGACtccaatttttattctattttaagtatacaaaattgtatatgaTGCAATACAAGGAACGAACGCGTTGTTAGTATTACTTCAGACAGTCGTCTGAAGTAATACTAATTGCGCAATGAAATAGGACACTTGTAATTTTGGTCATTTGGTTTGCACCATTTCAGAATACAGATGATCGTTTTACATTTATGTGGAAACATGTCCGGTGAAATGAAACGAACACTGCAGCACTCGACCTGAATAGAGATGTCTTGATGATGAAAccagttatattatttttaataactaatattaattattaataatcggtcgtattataagtaaaatactgTTCTCAATTCTATTTTTGCCATTGTTTGACCAACTTGTTAAGTTTGTTTACACTTAACAAGTGTAACTActtgtaaaatttgtttacacTTACATTTTTGACTTAAGTTTGTTTGACCTACTCATACTTATAATTTgacattacattaattttttgaatatatttagatatttttgtacagCTGATCGGTCTAGATTTCAGAaaattttcatctcattattattttcaaaatgatcGGATTTAGTATGAAAGATtgacactttttatttttttcactgtaaATTTCTTCTGTACTTGTttgttattgtataatatgtacgGATATGTTcagtaaaaaagtaataatgttCAATAAATTACCCGGTATAAGATTCTTatgaataagtaattaattgatgatgttATCACAATCATTTtcacacaaacaaaatatcacTATTTGgcacataaaatattcacaactGGCAATACACATCACTTGGCACTAGTAACACTTACAAGgatatgttttattcatacAGCGCTTAATGTGCcaaatattgataaagaaATCCAAAGAGGAGATCTTAACGGGCACTTACCACGAAAGCGCGCATATCGGATATGGGGTGACTGGGGCCGGTGTGAGTAAGAACCTTAGTGCTCCGAAAAGGTACGAAATCTGACACAGTTGAACAACTCCACTCTTGGAGATGTTCCTATGGCTGTGAGCTGGTGTTAACTGATGACATTCAGCACACCGACCCGCTCTTAAATACCAAAGTGCTCATCTCGTCAGTCCACACCATCCCTACGAGCATTTCACTCactatcattatttaaaagtatacaGTCCTTTCTTTTCGCGAGGTTGTTGCGCTTGCGCCGGCGCATTCGATATGCTGCCTTAGTGACCGCCATACGTCCCTGCATAATATATGCCTTTTGTACATCACGCACTATATGGTCTACTTTACCGTGAATGTATTTggttattttctttatttttttatatcaatcaatatttagaACGTACCATCGTCATTTCGTAAATGACATCCGTTATTACGCTATTAGGATTTAAATTTACCGtcttttacttttgtttccCTCGTCTTCCACAATTTTGTCCATGGTGTCAGAAAGACGACCAATTCTCccaaattgtatatatatatataaaatattatgtatatatatatatatatatatatatatatatatatatatatatatataatttactgatatttaattaattaaatagacaAAGGATAACGATTGTCATCCAACATGGTAACACAGCTAGCATCTTGAGTACCTTTGCGCCAGAAACCGAGGcgctttaatttgttttttttttaatgtattttgaattgttataagtacatatttaacattatgtatgacgaatttatgtgaaataataaaaattttagattctaaagttacttttataaattgcaATATTGTACATGAACATTAAGATAAATGAGATAGGTAAGCTGCAATAAGCAGTATTAAGAAGTAGTTAACGTAGATGATTTGTGGTCAAAGTTTATGTTTACACTGTAAaacagaataattaaataatgaaatactataaaactagccgatgcctgcgacttcgtttgcgcggccgaacaatttttggtaagggagtcgtcaaaattattagagaaatttaactgtacttACAGACAAATGTCCCGAtccctatacatacagaagatgcaaATCACtgatagtttagctgaactattatgactctttTTCAGTGGAACACCTGATCTTTGATTTTTACACcacaacagaaaatgctcatcagactgaacaacttttattagagcgtcatttctatgtttcctttagtttagctgtaccatcgtaggtctacatcaggtgttccagatcttagatttttatatctcaacggCAAATGCTCATCaaactgaacaatttttgttaagtcgtcatttctatattccctatagtttagctgcaccatcatgggtctacatcaggtgttccagatcttagatttttatatctcaacagaaaatgctcatcaggctgaataacttttgttaaagtgtcatttaaatatttcctatagtttagctgtaccgtcattgttctccatccgGTGtgccagttttcaaaataatttataccctatatgttaccCAGgtttaatagctatataagaaaaaagtttcattcaaatccagTCCAGTAGTTctgaagattagcgtgtacaaacagacaaacatacagacatgcagacaaacagattttttttctaaatcttACTCTGTTGCTCTAACGcctaattttatgtttatgtaaatttattcaatggtgcaggatttttttttctattgttttattatatgtattgactacttaattaaatatccaATAAGCAGTGCACAAGTTCATTCTTGGACAATGTATTGGTATTTTAGAATTGTTGGATTATTATTCCAATACCAAATTACTCAATAacagaaaaagtaaaatctgCATATTCTATGCCGCCAGCGATCTGAATATAGATAGCTTATTAGCTACGCTCTTCAATTTCAGTGAAGCTTTATAACACAAATACAAAGTACCTAATAAGGTGGGGTGTGGTCCCGTCATAGAATAGAATCACTCCATAGATGCACTCACATGAATGGCGACAACGGAACAAATTAGTTTTAGCAGTAAacaatatttccaaaaaggATTGAGATCAGGCATACGAGTGGTCgtaaaacaatgtaaaaaaatgaatactGGATATATTGTGTTCAAGTTCTGCCGCCGCCGCCGTATTACCTCACTCGACTACCATAGACCAGCTAGACAAATAGAAATGTCGGTACTTTTTCAAAAGTATCGggataaatttatctttggGGAATCATTCACTGGAATAGAactaatgtaatttatacCGATATTCTGAAAGACGCctcggggcgcaactagttattaatatacaCGTACTAAACAGATGTTCAAGATTCAAATTTGCTAACGTTACTTGATCGACATTGAAGGATCCGTTCTATGAGTTAAGAAACACTTGCTATCATTTCGTTATATCTCGTGTTCCGATGTTGTCTCAATGTGACAGCCGACGGACGCATAATAACAGGTAATTTTGATATGTATACATATCAGAATGTAACAATGTAGAATAAGTCATTCCAAAAATGTTTTCGTATAATCAGTGTGATTTTTGACAAGATTCCATTAGTAATCTAACAAACCCGTCATATAGCTAAATTTGACCCACATACGGGATATAGTTATGGAATGGATAAAGACCTCGTGTCGATTCTCTATCATATAACATTCATCGATTGTGAGTAATTGTAATTGCTTAGAGTGATTAGCATGCTAGAGTTCACTGGAACTAATATACATCGTAGTAACCGCAAGACAGGTATCGCATGGTTCTAGACGGGAAGTAAATTTGGGTAGGTAGGTTGATATGCTTGCTGACTGTACCGAAGTGAAATGAAAGCTTATGAAAAATGTGAAGTTCAGTAACCCACCCTTTCCGTGCCGTAGGTCAGGACGAGGTCGATGCCCCTTATCCCCCTCTCGAAGCGTAGGGCCGTAAAGCTTTTTTTAAGTGCAGACTACACGAGCAGATATAGGCCTCGCAGATGAGTTAGTAGCGCATGGGATcaataaaagatattattattttcataaagtaCGTTTTGGAGATTATTGCGCATCGCAAGTGGCAGCGACATCCAAACATCAATTTTCACGTCTCCAGTTTTATGTAATATGATTACGAGTATCTGAAGCAAATTTGTTTGTCCAccacattgtttttaaattgcttCGGGTTTTAACCTCACAAAACTGTCaactaaaaaattattaggtgacaaaatttataacaaacaataagaaataatCACACGCTAATCTACAATATTCTGCATTTAAATAAGCTTGCGTAATATGTTTACAACATGTGTATGAATTAATTACACATATTTCTTTATGatacaattacataaaaatcaaCTATCGAATGTTCCATTCACCAAATTCGTATTACATGCAATCCATTAAGTATAACATGTTCCGATAAATATTTCTCTTGTCTACACCATGTAGAAAAGCAAATTTGTTCTTGTGATCGCACTTACCTACGTTATAGCGTATAACACTCAGTTATAAGCTGATAAAATCACGTATCGCGATTATTTTACACGGGCACTTTATAACTTAAGTACAAGTGTCTTTGGGTAAATTTCAAAGAAGATCAActgtaaaaatgtgatttttgattagtattaattttgatggaaattcataaattaaaagtcCTTTAAAGATAATTCGTATATAACACAATTAGGTACTTTCTCATTATGTGATTTCCATAGATAAGAGAGTGACTTCTATTAGTTTAGATTAGGCATAAGTGTTTTCTATTAACGATGTCGACGTTTCAAATTGTGCAACAAAGATAGCTTAGGAGGTAACTGACAACATAATTGGATATCTactaattgttataatattaggctTGGATCGTATATGTGgtttaagttaaattaatagtCATGATTGTGCCAgcattatataagtaaattgcGCGTATGGTGTGTTCGAGAATTATGAATGACATGTCATGACACAGATCAGCAAGGTCAAGGGAGCTTTACCAAAACtggctttatttattttgtgaatggTTGCAACCTTATTATACATTCTATCGATAGCACCGCAGATTCAggctttttatataaactactGATTTGAAGGTACAATAATATCGGtggttatttaatttttttataggtacttGGTTAGTTTCTACGAATTGACAAAACATATGCTCATGAAATTTTGTAGGTGGGTGTATTGAAATTCTTAACAATTTCCCTATTTTTTACCCGAAGAACAAACATCGTCATCTTCCGGGAATCGTCTGTCCGACTGGGTTTGACGCGAAACGCGAAGCGAAAGTATGAAGCTTAACAATAAGTTATTGACCAACATTACGACTCCGAACACCAACCATTAACGTTCATATTTGCAACTATTTCTAGATCGGATTAATTTGTACAAGGCTATTAGTATATTCATTTTAGAGTTAGCATTTGCTCTCATTAGTTATTTCAATCTCAATACACAGTGGATTGCTGAATTATATATGCTTCCGCAAAATGTTTATAGCTGGGTATAGATTATCTTTATCTatcttttcattttattcaaagtCTATAAGTAACTATCATAtggatattattatcatatgaatatttaactaaagtattctgtaaaatatatgaaatcgTCGACCCAATCTCATTTTTGTGCTCTTGGAAATACCATCACAAGTCAGACAGGAAATGAAGGTATGTTATACAttgtatataacaaataaattatgatttgccacaattttcaaaaagaaacaaaactacATCAGAAAAGGGATCAAACATATAACAAACATGagataaatgttaaaaataaaataaaattattaacgaTAAATTGACAATGAATTCGCTGGATGATTAAGTGAATGTAGTACCTACCAAACTACCAACCAATCAAACTCGAACAATAAAATAGCAAAAGGTTATGAAACGTTGCCTATAagttcttgttttattttttgtgtggtCTCGATCACATCGAGATCATATTGAGAGCAAAAGCAGTTTCTGACTAAAGTTGCAACATATTGGTATCAAATCGCATAGCAGTGATCGTAGGTACATCTTATCAAATATGTAAATGAATGCATTAGTCCGTAGCTTTTTACCTACACATTTGACTATTGTGGTTAACCGGTCTTCTCCTCTGAAACACTTCAggcaaatattattcaaaatattgccTGAAATGTCACTGTGGTAACTGTTGATATGCTTCATAACCTCACTATATTTTGTTAGGAGCTGGCTTTGCACTTTTGCGAAATAACCACAGTCAGACCGCACGGCCgcagaaataatatattgaaatcgGACCCCACTCTCTTTTTGCGATTGAAGAGGGGCATCTACTTCTACATTAATTTAAGGCTGGCTGCGCACTTGACTTTGTTTAGTAGTATCGTATGGGATGAGAAACGAGAAATGAGACACcaaatttaactaaaattaaatatattagtacttGAATTTTAGAGATAGTATCTAAagattatgtaattattatttattacatattaggAATACTTTTTAATGGCCCCACTGTCCACGAGCTTAGtatacatagtatatatatttcgtaTTCTAGTGTAGGTTTCACTGCACTTTGAGATCAATATCTTCTCGGACAAAAGACTTTATAGGTCGGGCATCGATCTATCTCCGCGATGTCGCCGTAAGCATACGTTTTATCGAAGAAACTTCAGTGTGCAGacatcataaattataataagtaatagaTGCATGATTGAAACAAACATGTGGTACCTATAAGTAAGTGATCGGTTACTAATATGATTGTACAATCTCCTATCCTTTCTTTCGACTCAAACGATACGTCAGCGTTCGCTCGCTCATGTCAAGTTGATtgatatttaaagaaatcatcagaattaatttttgatataatctgacaattcgttatttattgacaaattgcaataaatcaaagtaatagtaataatagaAGAAATTATTTCCTCATCAGTACTTCGCAGGCGCGTATTGACCCGCCTGCGaagataatgaaaaaataatttattgtgtgtgtgtgtataatttagtatTGACTAAGCTGAAATCAAATAACTGATtgtaataggtaggtaaatgCTTAGATCAGTATCAAGACATCGCCAGTAGTCACAATAAGGTACTATTAAGATG is part of the Plodia interpunctella isolate USDA-ARS_2022_Savannah chromosome Z, ilPloInte3.2, whole genome shotgun sequence genome and harbors:
- the LOC128682778 gene encoding probable H/ACA ribonucleoprotein complex subunit 1 — translated: MRAFVVLACVALAYGRPEPPVGYSYSAPSTRYSAPSSSYGAPSAGGHRIVVGGHSGGISLGGGHSSGLISGGHSSGGHSFGAGSIGGGLGGGLSFSGGDSGFSSGYAGGYSGAPLVQKHIYVHVPPPEPVEQRAPRIPAVAPPQKHYKIIFIKAPAPPAPQAPIIPVQPQNEEKTLVYVLVKKPEEQPDIIIPTPAPTQPSKPEVYFIKYQTQKESGGAIGGGVIGGGAIGGGDLGGIALGAGAGVGGGAGGHGGDDIGADFGASGADAGSDGGHGGATNTQYGPPGHVAGPLH